A region of the Cannabis sativa cultivar Pink pepper isolate KNU-18-1 chromosome 3, ASM2916894v1, whole genome shotgun sequence genome:
ttgagcGGAAAATTCAACGAGAGTATACAAAAATTATCACATTTTTGTACTTGAAATTATTGGTATTAATCAATAATCGAATTATTGGTACCATTTTCCCTCTTGCTTTCCATTTTATGAAGTTTTCAAACAATGAAACCATACAATTTctcatattttaattataattccaTCACATCATGTACTTTAATGACAATGATTCTCAGCTCTCACTTtcttaataagaaaaaaaaattgattaaaacagTTGACAATAATTAAGCTAATCCTTATTGAACCTTATAATCAATGCACTGTGAAAACACACAAAGTGCAGTTAGAATATTTTTACATGgccatataaataaatatactagtacaagaaacaaaacaaacaagCAAACAAAAGCATtaaataaccaaaaaaaaaaacatattcataaaaaataatcatagtGATGAAAATTGCCACGTGTAAAGATCATATTGATAGATGATCATGACTCTCTTTGTAATGCCATTGTGTTCTTGCTCTTACTATCTCTGCCTTATCATCTTGCATCCTAAGCATGTGTGTATATTTCATATCTGCCATCCTTTTTATACAATTACTCTTGGAATCTTCATCCACTTTCGATGTGGGACTTGTCATCGACTCAAGTAAATTTGATTGCCTACATTCTCTTCTATACTCCAGAGTCATACTTGTTAAGTAATACTCTTCTAAAACATTTCTTGGCACACTCTGCATATTCACACAAGaaaaatttaatcatataatGTCTTAAGAAATTGGATTAACTAAAGTCTTTTAGTTTTAAATTTTGGTACCTCTAGAATCCAACCAATGTATTTGACATTGTTTACATGTTGATTGGCATCCATATCACTCCACCTTGGCTGAGTTTAACAACACAACACATTTTATTATCTTCTCAtattaatgtaaaaataaaataaaaaattataattcttaCAGCTAAACCAGTTCGGATTGTCTGAGCAGTTTGATCAATGAGCTTGTCAATCTTGTCACTATCATTCTTTTCTTTGGCAATGGCTACTCTATGGAAGTAAAATGGTGCAACTTCATGTCTCACTTGTTCAGGAATCTTacacaatcttcttgtttctctATTCATTATCACCCAAATACTAACCAAAGAAAATGATCACACATGCTTTTAAGTTTTAGTTCCTTAgagaataaaaaattatcaaacaCTTTAGATTTAatcataaaaagaaaaaaagtaccTTGTTGCTCTAGTTATGATCTCTCTTGTATGGTAGTCTCTAATAATCCAATCCCTACGCATTCCATTTTTGCCTTCTGCATCCACCCAAGTATCAATCTCAACCACATCTCCCCTGCCACACTTGCATTATTAGTacttaaaacaaaaatattgaaaaaagaaaaaaggcaaTTAcacattttatgatttttataaaatataactttctttatttcaaaaactcatttataaggaaaaattaaaaaatatatgagaaaaaaaagagaattgcTAAAAGACATTATTGGTGTTTAACACTCTCTTCGGTGTCATACTGcaattagtgtaattaagtatggggtcttatataattttaaaaaataatttttaagcaatatcgctaactaatcgTAGAGAGTCACCTATAGAAGGTGCTGGACACCACTATAGTAAtgctcgaaaaaaaaaatagtatacggTAACTTGTTACTTAAAATGGTAATTGGTTACTTGAAGAGGTAACTGGTTACTCTTCTTGTTGCCTTAAGGTAACTAATTATCTTGAACcggttttcttatattttttttttaaattttctcctaagataatattttttttttcaagaaaaaaacaaattttataaactaaactttgccaaaaaagtaaaattacccaaaaaaaaaaggaaatttacataacaaaacatttatttttatgtcAAGTTTTTGGAAGTGTAGTTTCAATCAACATACCAGCAACTGTATCTTTGTACTTGAATGTGGATCCGAGTGACAACCCAAATGAGCTTTCGGATACTCATTTCGCGGGTCGCTCCGAATCCATCTCCAGCAAGTCCAGAGCATGTGACATGGTTAAGAGCTGTCTCCTGCATAATTTTGCTATTATTTAACACTTAATAATTTGACTAATAAGtgtcaaaaaatgaaaaaataaaaaagataccAACCTgaagtaaattcatgagtgtTTCCATAGTGGCAGTTTTATCAGGACCAGTTTCATATGATCGGATAATGAAAGTTTGTCTATAAACAAACCTGTCCTCaacaaatttaccaagtaaataaGCATGAAGAGGAGAATTATCTACACTTACATCTGTCAAAATCTCACTTTTTTTATCTACAACATATGTCCCATTTAGATTTTTTCCATTAATTGCATCCAAACTTTTAGGACTTTTACTAGCACTTGCTATAGCCCTAAAACGCCGTCGTTTCAACTTGATTAATGCACCATTTCTTGAGTGGTAATAACAATTTGATATGGCCAAGCCTACATTGTTGTTCTTCTTCTCTGCTTTGTACAAATTCCCTGGAATTTGTAATCTAACACTGATTgatgatgttgttgttgttgaagcCATtggtcttattattattattattattattattggtaagTGAAAGAAACTAAGAAAGTGTTACATTGGTttatacttagatattaaaGATAACCCAAATAAATTTAAGATGAAAAAATATGGTTAATGAAACTTCTAGCTCATGTTGCTTTgttgaatgaaaaataattataataattacaaaaaaaaaacaataatgtcATACATTAGTGGTTGTAACTACAAGATAAAACTAtacattaattttattttggttAGAGATGGTGGCTTATGTAGTTGAACCACTTTAAAGGgtgagaaaaaaaagaaagagagatttCTTCTATTGTTTTTTGCTTACTTACACGAAAATGAAGAACAATTAATTAAGTTCCATGTTAGAaacttaatataattttaattagtttggaTGATTGTATttacaacattttttttttttgaatggtgaTGGCTAATGTAATGACATTCCAAACATAGTTGTTTAGATTTTGAGGAAAATGATAGGATTTACTTACCTACTCTAACTTCTTTTGTTTTGGTAATCTGTAATGGAAACTCTAGTCAAATTAACCCAAATgtagtaaataaaataaaagaagtcAAGTCCATATAAATTAGgaagttaattatgtttgacTTGTATGTTTTGACATACATAATACACTGTTGGAATTATTAAATATAGAGAAAATTACTATATTAGATATTGAGTTGCTTCTTAAACACATTTTAGGTACTTTCTATAACTTCTTTTGTTTTCATTATATTCATTTAAAACAAATATTCCTAACAAACATGctgaaattttgaaataaacaaaaataaagcaaCATAGCTaggcttaaaaaaaataaattgaaaaaggTAGTTTACTTGGAGTTGATTAGATGTAGCCTTTTAATATTGactatgtatttttgtaattgatttatatCAGTTTTATATGATTTACTAGTAAATGGTTTGTGGGTTTACCAATTAATCACTTCATATATGTGGTATAAATCTTTAATTCTAAATGATATTTTGTGAAGTAAGCCCCTTTAGTCGAAAATGATTGTGGgctttgtataattttttttctttcgtgGATTATTTACACCACataaagtttttaattttttttaattgtggggtagaatttttttttttaaaaatactgtttaagttttatattgtgtacaatattaagttttcactgttgttctacggttattttttagttgttcgactaatttttttaattgttctattttgtattctactgttattttataaaaatacaatatttttgaaagaaaaaaaatcgtgtggcagtatttttataaaaactaatcgaaattccagtatttttgtaagttttctctCTTTCATTTACAGGAGTGGACTTACTTGGTAGCATTTATTGAACCATTGGGTTCTTTATCCAAACTTAACTAGAAAAGGATGGGCTTTGAAAAATATTGATGAGGCCCAAATATAGGGAACGAGTTATGATAAAGTGGACAAAATGTCTGCGTTTGAGTAaccaaaaaaaagaaatagaacAATGTGGTGTAAATctaatttgtatagttttggattagatataaaaatattttattttaagtgatTACTTCTCTTTCTTGACATTTTCTAACCAAAAGGGGATCACTTGTAGATTAGTGTCATTAGATACttgattattaaatttttttttatttttatacttcaaaacagttttttttttctttttgtatttttatagaaattcaCATAGAAACTTTCATAGCAACAAACAGAGCAACTTAAATCTCAAccaaaatcaataacaaattaTCGAAATAATCCAAACCGCAAAGATAAATCATACTATATGCTATTAGAAAATGGACCCTATGATTATTTGTGAGAGGCAATCTTGGCGAACCAAGCGATCCCAAAACACACCGTTTCAATCACTAAgataaacataattaattattttatgcatAATTTGATTGTATAAACATAATTATAGTTGTAACAATTGTATTCATCAAATCACAAAAACTTTTTCCTACATTTCATTCaacaatattttagtttaaaacaaataatatactAAATTACAAAGTAGCCCATATTTTAGTTACAATTGGATTGAATAGGTTCAATAGGCCCAAATGTAAATCTAATTTGCTAAAATAAGGGTCTTtgagaggaaattacactctatattttttttttatattgttcttttttatttttaccttttctttaaaatctattatttttacctcattttttaaacattgtactaattttgcccctgtcatttcaagatactctccatgtgattctcttatgtcagggtattttgggtacaatacatataaaaataagtatgttttaattaaatataaaattaaaagtaaatttaattaattaattaataaaagtggtatttttcaatttaCCCTCATATTTGATCTCTATCTCTTTTTTGTTGCCATTTTTTTgtagtttaaaattaaatgattggtgttttgtcttttagtattgttttcgTTGTATAGGTAATAAGTAGTAAAAGACAAAAGGCAGGAAAGAAGAGTAAATGGAATAGAACTAACTTGTGTGTCTTTTTTCCCATAAGTACTCTTTTGCACGTAACTTCTTCAATCTCCAATCCATACATAAGATTTAACTTATTACGTCATTTTTTTTAACTCAGGTGTTTGGTTTTGGAATATAATTAATTTCCATCCAACTATCAATGATCTCTACTATAAATTTTAGACTGACAATCCCAACAACACTATCCacttgattaattaatttgtaactaaactcaatcatactattaaatataacataattatatatatagtagtgtGTAATTTGGATATGAGTGTTA
Encoded here:
- the LOC115708944 gene encoding palmitoyl-acyl carrier protein thioesterase, chloroplastic, giving the protein MASTTTTSSISVRLQIPGNLYKAEKKNNNVGLAISNCYYHSRNGALIKLKRRRFRAIASASKSPKSLDAINGKNLNGTYVVDKKSEILTDVSVDNSPLHAYLLGKFVEDRFVYRQTFIIRSYETGPDKTATMETLMNLLQETALNHVTCSGLAGDGFGATREMSIRKLIWVVTRIHIQVQRYSCWGDVVEIDTWVDAEGKNGMRRDWIIRDYHTREIITRATSIWVIMNRETRRLCKIPEQVRHEVAPFYFHRVAIAKEKNDSDKIDKLIDQTAQTIRTGLAPRWSDMDANQHVNNVKYIGWILESVPRNVLEEYYLTSMTLEYRRECRQSNLLESMTSPTSKVDEDSKSNCIKRMADMKYTHMLRMQDDKAEIVRARTQWHYKESHDHLSI